GGTCTGGCAAAAATGGTCGGATTACCAAAAAAGATGTTCTTAAGGCCGCTGATCAAAGCGAAAGTAGCAGTCAAAGCACAAAAGTAAATGAAGTGAAATTGTCAAATGATTCAGAAAAATCAAAATTTGATAGCCGATACTCACCAGCTGTGCTAAAATTAGCACAGACGCATAATATTGATTTGTCTCAGTTGGTGGGAACTGGTGCTAAAGGGCGCATCACGCGAAAAGATGTCCTAGCGGCACTTGAGTCGGGCCCAAGCCCAGACCAAACTGCCAGCCAGTCTGAAAGCAGCAACCAAATTGATCAGTCAGCCAAGACTCCTGTGAGTCAACCAAGTCAATCTCAAGACCAAGTCACACCAGCCGATGGTATCCGTAAGGCCATTGCTAAACAAATGACCAAGTCCTACCAAGAGATTCCCCATGCTTGGATGATGGTAGAAGCTGACGTGACCAATATCGTTAATTTACGCAATCATTTGAAAGATTCCTACCAGGATAATGAAGGGATCCACCTCTCTTACTTCCCATTCTTTGTAAAAGCAGTGACCCAAGCCTTAAAACAACACCCACTGCTTAACGCCAGTTGGCAAGAAGATGGGATTCACTACCATAAAGACATTAACTTATCGATAGCAGTAGCTACCGAAGACCATCTTTATGTCCCAGTGATTAAGCAGGCGGACCGTCTTTCCATCAATGGAATCGCCCATGAAATTGACCGCCTCGCGCAAGCCGTTAAAAACGGTGAGGCAACCAGCCAAGACATGCAAGGCGGGACCTTTACCGTAAATAATACGGGGGTCTTCGGTTCGGTCCAATCCATGGGAATCATTAATCCACCACAAGCTGCGATTCTTCAAGTCGAATCGATTAAGAAGCGCCTTCTTGTCAGCGATGACGGTAATTTCAAGATGGCCGACATGGTTAACCTCTGTCTCTCCATTGACCATCGTCTCCTCGACGGTTTAGAGGCCGGTCGCTTCTTACAAGATGTGGTCCACAATTTAGCTCAATTCAGCCAAGAAACAGAGATATATTAATGCGCTTCTTAGACTCTAGCGACAGTCTTTAACTGAGAGTCAACCAATTATTTCTAGAGAAGAAGGAGTGACAATATGAGTGAAGAAACACAAATGACCCCTAAGGTCTTTCTTAATAAAGTATTGAATGGGACAGCGACAGGAGTGGTTATTGGTTTAATTCCTAATGCCGTTTTATCCGGGATTTTGAAATATTTTACCCACATTCCCCTAGCCCTTACCATTTCTCAAATTGCCGTAATTTTCCAATTAGCTACCCCGCTTTTGATTGGGGCCTTAATCGCCATGCAATTTGGCTTCAAGCCCATGCAAGTCATGGTGACTGCTGGAGCCAGTTTCGTGGGCTCGGGGGTTATTCAATATAACCCTGAAGCCAAGGCCTATATCGGTGCAGGAACCGGGGACTTGATCAATACCATGATCACCGCCGCGATCGCGGTTCTGGTCTTACTCTGGGTCAAAGATAAATTTGGCTCCACCGCTGTGATTGCTATGCCGATCTTAGTGGGTTGTGGGGTGGCCTTGATCGGGGTCCTCTTACTACCGATTATTGCTAAATTCACTGGCGCCATCGGTAGTGTCATTAACAGCTTTACCAATTTACAACCGATCCTAATGACCATCTTGATCTCCTGTTCATTCGCGATGTTGATTATCTCACCTATTTCAACCGTGGCGATCGGTTTAGCTATCCAACTCGATGGGATTGCTGCTGGGGCAGCTTCCATGGGGGTTGCGGCAACCACAGTCGTTTTAGTGGTTCATTCTTGGAAAGTCAATGAATCCGGGGTTACCCTAGCTAT
This genomic stretch from Aerococcus mictus harbors:
- a CDS encoding PTS sugar transporter subunit IIC: MSEETQMTPKVFLNKVLNGTATGVVIGLIPNAVLSGILKYFTHIPLALTISQIAVIFQLATPLLIGALIAMQFGFKPMQVMVTAGASFVGSGVIQYNPEAKAYIGAGTGDLINTMITAAIAVLVLLWVKDKFGSTAVIAMPILVGCGVALIGVLLLPIIAKFTGAIGSVINSFTNLQPILMTILISCSFAMLIISPISTVAIGLAIQLDGIAAGAASMGVAATTVVLVVHSWKVNESGVTLAIALGAMKMMMANLFKYPIILVPTLFTAVITAIPVALFNISGTPQSAGFGLVGIVGPLASFDAGLSIPLVILSWLIIPVAVALLSKVLFEKVLKLYDGNVVFAYQGQD